The Lysobacter capsici genome has a segment encoding these proteins:
- a CDS encoding carboxymuconolactone decarboxylase family protein → MSLSDLRNSLPDYAKDLKLNLDSVLSDAGSQGLDAKQIRAIALACAIASRYKPFAAAIEEFAAEKLSPEEINGAKAAAAVMAMNNIYYRATHLIQNEEYGQLRAGLRMNVMANPGIDKMTFELASLAVSAINGCGACMDSHEKVLRKHDISAQGVQSALKIGAVVHAVAVTLEQM, encoded by the coding sequence ATGAGCCTTTCCGATCTTCGCAACTCGCTTCCCGATTACGCCAAGGACCTCAAGCTCAACCTCGATAGCGTGCTCAGCGACGCCGGTTCGCAGGGCCTGGACGCCAAGCAGATCCGCGCCATCGCGCTGGCGTGCGCGATCGCCTCGCGCTACAAGCCGTTCGCCGCGGCGATCGAGGAATTCGCCGCCGAAAAGCTGTCGCCCGAGGAGATCAACGGCGCCAAGGCCGCGGCCGCGGTGATGGCGATGAACAACATCTATTACCGCGCCACCCACCTGATCCAGAACGAAGAGTACGGCCAGCTGCGCGCCGGCCTGCGCATGAACGTGATGGCCAATCCGGGCATCGACAAGATGACCTTCGAACTGGCGTCGCTGGCGGTGTCGGCGATCAACGGTTGCGGCGCCTGCATGGACTCGCACGAGAAGGTGCTGCGCAAGCACGACATCAGCGCGCAGGGCGTGCAGAGCGCGCTCAAGATCGGCGCGGTGGTGCATGCGGTGGCGGTGACGTTGGAACAGATGTGA
- a CDS encoding LysR substrate-binding domain-containing protein — translation MNLRDLKYLVALSDHKHFGRAAAASFVSQPTLSTQIKKLEEELGVSLVERAPRRVMLTPVGRDIAERARKVIADVEQMSEIARRSQDPEAGSVRLGLFPTLGPYLLPHVVPGLRKRFPRLELLLVEEKTDQILARLRDGRLDAGLLALPIHDDQLHVEPLFDEPFLLAVPQQHPMAGRDSLDLHDLDDQHLLLLEEGHCLREQALDVCRLAGADERDGFRATSLETLRQMVASGVGITLLPMLSVQPPVPPSPDIHLLRFNGESPHRQIGMLWRRSSAMSEFLMQLALELRKLPASLLQAPRPVGEKRRSARGRIEGT, via the coding sequence ATGAACCTTCGTGATCTCAAATATCTGGTCGCTCTGTCCGATCACAAGCACTTCGGCCGGGCGGCCGCGGCCAGTTTCGTGAGCCAGCCCACGCTGTCGACCCAGATCAAGAAGCTGGAGGAGGAACTGGGCGTGTCGCTGGTCGAACGCGCGCCGCGGCGGGTCATGCTTACCCCGGTCGGGCGCGACATCGCCGAGCGCGCGCGCAAGGTCATCGCCGACGTCGAGCAGATGAGCGAGATCGCCCGCCGCAGCCAGGACCCGGAGGCCGGTTCGGTGCGATTGGGTCTGTTCCCGACCCTGGGACCGTATCTGTTGCCGCATGTGGTGCCGGGGCTGCGCAAGCGTTTCCCGCGCCTGGAATTGCTGCTGGTCGAAGAGAAGACCGACCAGATCCTCGCGCGCCTGCGCGACGGCCGTCTCGACGCCGGCCTGCTCGCGTTGCCGATCCATGACGACCAGTTGCATGTCGAACCGCTGTTCGACGAACCGTTCCTGCTGGCGGTGCCGCAGCAGCATCCGATGGCCGGGCGCGATTCGCTCGATCTGCACGATCTCGACGACCAGCACCTGCTGCTGCTCGAAGAAGGCCACTGCCTGCGCGAACAGGCGCTGGACGTGTGCCGCCTGGCCGGCGCCGACGAACGCGACGGTTTCCGCGCCACCAGCCTGGAAACGCTGCGGCAGATGGTCGCGTCCGGGGTCGGCATCACCTTGCTGCCGATGCTGTCGGTGCAACCGCCGGTGCCGCCCTCGCCCGACATCCACCTGCTGCGCTTCAACGGCGAGTCGCCGCATCGGCAGATCGGCATGCTGTGGCGGCGCAGTTCGGCGATGTCGGAGTTCCTGATGCAGCTGGCGCTGGAGTTGCGCAAGTTGCCGGCGTCGTTGTTGCAGGCGCCGCGGCCGGTGGGGGAGAAGCGCAGGAGTGCGCGCGGCCGCATTGAGGGGACGTGA
- a CDS encoding peroxiredoxin, translating into MLSIGEKFPKFKVKATVGIDSLDSAFADIDNDTYKGKWLLVFFYPKDFTFVCPTEIKGFGDLNQQFLDRDCQVLAASTDSEFVHLAWRKDHKDLRDLPFPMLADIKKDLTSSLGILTEDGVAQRATFLVDPDGIIRFVYVTDGSVGRNPQEVLRVLDALQTDELCPCNWSQGESTLKVA; encoded by the coding sequence ATGCTTTCGATCGGCGAAAAGTTCCCGAAATTCAAGGTCAAGGCCACCGTTGGTATCGACAGTCTCGATAGCGCGTTCGCCGATATCGACAACGACACCTACAAGGGCAAGTGGCTGCTGGTGTTCTTCTACCCGAAGGACTTCACCTTCGTGTGCCCGACCGAGATCAAGGGCTTCGGCGACCTGAACCAGCAGTTCCTCGACCGCGATTGCCAGGTGCTGGCCGCGTCGACCGACAGCGAGTTCGTCCACCTGGCGTGGCGCAAGGACCATAAGGACCTGCGCGACCTGCCGTTCCCCATGCTGGCCGACATCAAGAAGGACCTGACCTCCTCGCTCGGCATCCTGACCGAAGACGGCGTCGCCCAGCGCGCGACCTTCCTGGTCGACCCGGACGGCATCATCCGCTTCGTCTACGTCACCGACGGTTCGGTCGGCCGCAACCCGCAGGAAGTCCTGCGCGTGCTCGACGCGCTGCAGACCGACGAGCTGTGCCCGTGCAACTGGAGCCAGGGCGAGAGCACCCTCAAGGTCGCCTGA
- a CDS encoding PKD domain-containing protein codes for MSKSHQQPSATLRRLAPAFAALTLALTAPAAIGAESAIFGGGPFYSGGQTVINDLRNSGFTTVFLWSIHIEDNGDLVYNDIPIVKNGAYVGADADWPARLATLKTAPTSVKRVEVSIGAWGVPDFERMAKLANGTAAGCGTTVVCGTGSGSILYRNFQALKTATGADAVNFDDESHYNVADTTTFGQMLVGLGYKITFAPYTNQSFWKGVKDNLGASVDRIYLQVYDGGAGNNPATWNTAMGMTVMPGLWTKHGSGCSAGDSPAQVNTRMAGWKTSAGISGGFLWLYDDIQACWAQGTTAQYAAAINNALSGNTAPVANFGVSISGLTANFSDSSSDADGSIASRSWNFGDGGSSTATNPSRTYASAGNYTVSLTVTDNGGATHTKTQTVSVGAGNVNLALNKPVTSSAACNSNESAAKAVNGSTSGGTTDKFCSLASPAWLQVDLGSAQTVSGFTVKHAGAGGESTSWNSKAFTIQTSSNGSTWSTPVSATANTASTSTHAITATSARYIKLNVTTPTQNGDPATRIYEFEVR; via the coding sequence ATGTCGAAGTCGCACCAGCAACCGTCCGCCACCCTCCGCCGCCTCGCTCCGGCCTTCGCCGCGTTGACGCTCGCCCTGACCGCGCCGGCCGCGATCGGCGCCGAATCGGCGATCTTCGGCGGTGGTCCGTTCTATTCCGGCGGCCAGACCGTGATCAACGACCTACGCAACTCGGGCTTCACCACGGTGTTCCTGTGGAGCATCCACATCGAGGACAACGGCGATCTGGTCTACAACGACATCCCGATCGTCAAGAACGGCGCGTACGTCGGCGCCGACGCCGACTGGCCGGCGCGACTGGCGACGCTGAAGACCGCGCCGACCTCGGTCAAGCGCGTGGAAGTCTCGATCGGCGCCTGGGGCGTGCCCGACTTCGAACGCATGGCCAAGCTGGCCAACGGCACCGCCGCCGGCTGCGGCACCACCGTGGTCTGCGGTACCGGCAGCGGCAGCATCCTGTACCGAAATTTCCAGGCGCTGAAGACCGCCACCGGCGCCGACGCGGTGAACTTCGACGACGAGAGCCATTACAACGTCGCCGACACCACCACCTTCGGCCAGATGCTGGTCGGGCTGGGCTACAAGATCACCTTCGCGCCCTACACCAATCAAAGCTTCTGGAAGGGCGTGAAAGACAACCTGGGTGCTTCGGTCGACCGCATCTACCTGCAGGTCTACGACGGCGGCGCCGGCAACAACCCGGCCACCTGGAACACGGCGATGGGCATGACCGTCATGCCCGGCCTGTGGACCAAGCACGGCAGCGGCTGCAGCGCCGGCGACAGCCCGGCGCAGGTCAACACCCGCATGGCCGGCTGGAAGACCAGCGCCGGCATCAGCGGCGGTTTCCTGTGGCTGTACGACGATATCCAGGCCTGCTGGGCGCAGGGCACGACCGCGCAATACGCGGCGGCGATCAACAACGCGCTCAGCGGCAACACCGCGCCGGTGGCCAACTTCGGCGTCAGCATCAGCGGGCTGACCGCGAATTTCAGCGACTCCTCCAGCGACGCCGACGGCAGCATCGCCTCGCGCAGCTGGAACTTCGGCGACGGCGGCAGTTCCACCGCGACCAATCCTTCGCGCACCTACGCGAGCGCCGGCAACTACACCGTCAGCCTGACCGTCACCGACAACGGCGGCGCCACCCATACCAAGACCCAGACCGTGTCGGTGGGCGCGGGCAACGTCAACCTGGCGCTCAACAAACCGGTCACCAGCTCAGCCGCGTGCAACAGCAACGAATCGGCGGCGAAGGCGGTCAACGGCAGCACCTCCGGCGGCACCACCGACAAGTTCTGCTCGCTCGCCTCGCCGGCGTGGCTGCAGGTCGATCTGGGTTCGGCCCAGACCGTCAGCGGTTTCACGGTCAAGCATGCCGGCGCGGGCGGCGAGTCGACCAGTTGGAACAGCAAGGCCTTCACCATCCAGACCTCGAGCAACGGCAGCACCTGGAGCACGCCGGTGAGCGCGACCGCCAATACCGCCAGCACTTCGACCCATGCGATCACGGCGACGTCGGCGCGTTACATCAAGCTCAACGTGACCACGCCGACGCAGAATGGCGATCCGGCCACGCGGATTTATGAGTTCGAGGTTCGCTGA